One genomic segment of Actinomycetota bacterium includes these proteins:
- a CDS encoding serine/threonine-protein kinase has product MSSDRRVGQRFGDYLVEAVIGRGGMGVVFRASQVVSGHIVALKLMAPDLADNAVFRDRFVREAEAGPNLLHPNIVRVFESGEADGELFIAMELIDGTDLKGLIQQEGPLDPRRALSIFRQAASALDAAHESGMVHRDVKPQNILVIPRNDSDSADRAYLTDFGLVRPVASESSATRTGQVFGSIPYMAPEIIEGIPADGRADVYALACVVYESLTGSIPFERDNEVSAVWAHIHEDPPLVTEKRSDLPGGLNDVLFRAMSKHPDDRYLTCGEFVTELELGLGRKLSAVKYSHVRPLVARIPRRKTEREVWAPNFFPELSRVRAASRERFDWRKGVALVAAVAVLSSIQVGRKGGIPQAVADVAKAADSAVDSAVTSAIDAVIDPEPEPVEAGDRVADRGRDLTAAGRQDIHKSDRKKLKALLPADPITAAKENGSQVGVPEPASGAGKIAWARAIPAPGGYNTGDVDIWVMDPDGTNEVNLTRTELMEFWPSWSPDGAHIAFVIVRPPDVTAQDLWVMNADGSNRRDLGLCPGVGRCGKLAWSPDGRRVAYAQGNDLWVADLASGTRERLVSGQLKEPNPITGGRGSGPTWSPDGKSLAFECGDDLCVVAADGGEPRVIGPGLGDPDWSPEGTLLVGEDWPASEQRAPDIVIHRFDRNGQDRLIAASGHSGVLRFPSWAPDGGAIVYSDEQWLFRIDRDGTDRVKLTSGPWDLMPDWGPGSAD; this is encoded by the coding sequence GTGAGCTCGGACCGGCGCGTGGGCCAGCGGTTCGGCGACTATCTGGTCGAGGCCGTGATCGGGCGCGGCGGGATGGGGGTTGTCTTCCGGGCGTCCCAGGTCGTCAGTGGCCACATAGTTGCCCTGAAGCTGATGGCGCCCGACCTTGCCGACAACGCGGTCTTCCGGGATCGGTTCGTCCGCGAGGCCGAGGCGGGGCCGAACCTCCTCCACCCCAACATCGTCCGAGTGTTCGAATCGGGAGAGGCCGACGGAGAGCTCTTCATCGCTATGGAGCTCATCGACGGTACGGATCTCAAAGGGCTCATCCAACAGGAAGGACCGCTGGATCCGAGGAGGGCTCTGTCGATCTTCCGGCAGGCTGCGAGCGCTCTCGATGCCGCGCACGAATCGGGGATGGTTCATCGCGACGTCAAGCCGCAGAACATCCTGGTCATCCCACGAAACGACAGTGACAGTGCGGATCGAGCGTACCTAACCGACTTCGGTTTGGTGCGCCCGGTCGCGTCGGAGTCGTCTGCCACTCGAACCGGTCAGGTGTTCGGCAGCATCCCCTACATGGCGCCCGAGATCATCGAAGGCATCCCCGCCGACGGTCGGGCCGATGTTTACGCGCTGGCGTGCGTGGTCTACGAGTCCCTTACGGGATCCATTCCGTTCGAACGAGACAACGAGGTTTCGGCCGTATGGGCCCACATCCACGAAGACCCGCCGCTGGTGACGGAGAAGCGCAGCGACCTTCCCGGCGGGCTCAACGACGTCTTGTTCAGGGCGATGTCTAAGCACCCCGACGACCGCTACCTGACATGTGGGGAGTTCGTGACCGAGCTCGAGCTGGGCCTCGGTCGCAAGCTCAGCGCGGTGAAGTACTCGCACGTGCGTCCTCTGGTTGCTCGGATCCCGCGCCGCAAGACAGAGCGTGAGGTCTGGGCGCCCAACTTCTTTCCCGAGCTGTCGCGGGTGCGGGCGGCCTCCCGTGAGAGATTCGACTGGCGGAAGGGCGTGGCGCTGGTAGCGGCGGTGGCAGTCCTGTCCTCGATACAGGTCGGTCGCAAGGGAGGGATCCCCCAGGCGGTCGCCGACGTCGCCAAGGCGGCGGACTCGGCCGTCGACTCTGCCGTCACCTCGGCGATCGACGCTGTGATCGACCCCGAGCCCGAGCCTGTTGAGGCCGGTGACCGAGTTGCGGACAGGGGCCGGGATCTCACCGCTGCAGGGCGACAGGACATCCACAAGTCCGATCGGAAGAAGCTCAAGGCTCTGCTACCGGCCGATCCGATAACGGCGGCCAAGGAGAACGGATCCCAGGTCGGGGTCCCCGAGCCCGCCTCGGGGGCGGGAAAGATCGCCTGGGCGAGGGCGATCCCCGCGCCCGGCGGCTACAACACCGGCGACGTGGACATATGGGTCATGGATCCCGACGGAACCAATGAGGTCAATCTGACTCGGACGGAGCTGATGGAATTCTGGCCGAGCTGGTCACCCGACGGCGCCCACATCGCCTTTGTCATAGTGCGACCCCCCGACGTCACCGCCCAGGACCTCTGGGTCATGAACGCGGACGGCAGCAATAGACGAGATCTCGGCCTCTGTCCGGGGGTCGGGAGGTGCGGCAAGCTAGCCTGGTCTCCGGACGGACGCCGCGTCGCCTACGCGCAGGGAAACGACCTCTGGGTGGCGGACCTAGCGAGCGGAACCCGTGAGCGCCTTGTCTCCGGCCAGCTCAAAGAGCCAAACCCGATCACCGGAGGAAGGGGATCGGGGCCCACGTGGTCACCCGACGGCAAGTCGCTCGCGTTCGAGTGCGGAGACGATCTTTGTGTCGTCGCCGCGGATGGAGGGGAACCCCGAGTGATAGGACCTGGGCTTGGCGATCCCGACTGGTCACCCGAGGGAACTCTATTAGTGGGCGAAGATTGGCCCGCCTCCGAGCAACGGGCACCCGACATCGTCATCCACCGATTCGACCGGAACGGTCAAGACCGGCTCATAGCCGCTAGCGGGCATTCCGGAGTGCTCAGGTTTCCGAGCTGGGCCCCCGACGGCGGCGCGATCGTGTACTCCGACGAGCAATGGTTGTTCAGGATCGACCGCGACGGCACCGATCGCGTCAAGTTGACTTCGGGGCCGTGGGATCTGATGCCCGACTGGGGGCCCGGCTCCGCCGACTAG
- a CDS encoding AAA family ATPase, protein MNEARPASTGPPLVGRDSEFGALRSGLEEAIAGRPSLFLITGQSGMGKSRLVDELAVVARSKGVRVLFGRCWEAVDAPAYWVWIQVLRQLCAELDDGALRATTGGAAEIAHLVPQVGERLGMTSASDTVTPDSRFGLFDAVASFIYNTAESQPTMLVLEDLHAADESSLLLLQFLARQNRHSHLLIVGTYDDIAGRGKPDNERIVSDTARDGRQLSLRALDEDAVKSMYVSSSGQQPSDAITRAVHSASEGNPLFIDEAIRMLTNKGDIHRPDYSVGFRVPEGARGIIRSRLEGLGDEVAELLSVASVIGREFDLTLLQQVVDIEMEALLEILSQAVSAEVISETSALGRYAFTHILIRETLYEDLTAAKRMRLHRTVAETLEAFYGSALESRLPELAHHWFKSAQAGDAAKTMKYAVQAAEHAMSQHAYEEAVRLYQRALKVSEAAGADPDQVEKIRAGIAKGRLTLEPPTHGSAAEATTGVFAREGDYWTISYGGSETRLKDIKGLRYIAQLLKVPGREVHVLDLATSVEGALPRSTGPRVEHDDLSSDGFGDAGVILDATAKAAYKQRLADLREDLEEAEGFNDPERAARAQQEIDALVSQLAGGVGLGGRDRKAASEAEKARVNITKSVKDALKKIEEHHGQLGDHLRATIRTGAYCAYLPDPRLDISWRTEL, encoded by the coding sequence GTGAACGAAGCAAGGCCGGCGAGCACCGGTCCCCCTCTGGTGGGGCGGGACTCAGAATTCGGCGCGCTCCGAAGTGGGTTGGAGGAGGCCATCGCGGGCCGACCTTCCCTGTTCCTCATCACCGGACAGTCGGGGATGGGAAAGAGCCGCCTCGTAGACGAACTCGCAGTCGTTGCACGCTCGAAAGGTGTGCGGGTCCTGTTCGGGCGTTGCTGGGAGGCCGTCGACGCTCCGGCGTACTGGGTCTGGATCCAGGTATTGCGCCAACTCTGCGCGGAGCTCGACGACGGAGCGCTGCGTGCGACAACCGGTGGCGCGGCCGAGATCGCCCACCTTGTCCCTCAGGTCGGCGAACGCCTCGGCATGACCTCGGCGTCGGACACGGTTACTCCTGATTCTCGGTTCGGGCTGTTCGATGCCGTTGCCTCTTTCATCTACAACACCGCTGAGAGTCAACCCACGATGTTGGTCCTCGAGGACCTACATGCGGCCGACGAGTCCTCGCTACTTCTGCTGCAGTTCCTCGCGCGCCAGAACCGTCATTCACATCTCTTGATCGTTGGCACCTACGACGACATCGCGGGCCGCGGGAAGCCGGACAACGAACGGATCGTGTCCGACACAGCGCGCGACGGACGGCAGCTTTCGTTGCGCGCCCTCGACGAGGACGCCGTGAAGTCGATGTATGTCAGCAGCTCGGGGCAACAACCCTCCGACGCGATCACGCGGGCGGTGCATTCCGCCAGTGAAGGCAACCCTCTGTTCATAGACGAGGCCATCCGCATGCTCACCAACAAGGGTGACATCCACCGCCCTGATTACTCGGTGGGCTTCAGGGTTCCCGAGGGAGCTCGGGGCATCATCCGAAGCCGCCTCGAGGGGTTGGGCGACGAAGTGGCTGAGCTTCTGTCCGTGGCCTCGGTGATCGGCCGCGAGTTCGACCTGACATTGCTGCAACAGGTTGTGGATATCGAGATGGAAGCATTGCTCGAGATATTGAGCCAAGCGGTGTCCGCTGAAGTCATCTCGGAGACGAGCGCGCTCGGGCGTTACGCGTTCACCCACATCCTCATCCGCGAGACGCTCTATGAAGATCTCACGGCGGCGAAGAGGATGAGGCTGCATCGCACCGTTGCCGAAACATTGGAGGCCTTCTACGGCTCCGCCCTCGAGTCCAGATTGCCTGAACTAGCGCATCACTGGTTCAAGTCGGCGCAGGCAGGCGACGCGGCCAAGACGATGAAGTACGCGGTCCAGGCAGCTGAACACGCGATGTCGCAACACGCATACGAAGAGGCGGTGCGTCTGTACCAGCGCGCCTTGAAGGTCTCTGAAGCGGCCGGGGCTGACCCCGACCAGGTCGAAAAGATCCGTGCCGGGATCGCGAAGGGCCGTCTCACCCTGGAGCCACCCACCCACGGTTCGGCGGCGGAGGCCACCACGGGTGTGTTCGCACGCGAGGGCGACTACTGGACGATCTCCTACGGGGGTAGCGAGACACGTCTGAAGGACATCAAGGGCCTGCGTTACATCGCCCAGCTCTTGAAGGTGCCCGGTCGCGAGGTGCATGTTCTCGACCTCGCCACGAGCGTCGAAGGCGCACTCCCTCGATCGACAGGGCCGCGGGTCGAGCACGACGACCTGAGCTCCGACGGGTTCGGCGACGCCGGCGTGATCCTCGATGCAACCGCCAAGGCCGCCTACAAACAGCGCTTGGCGGACCTGCGTGAGGACCTCGAAGAAGCGGAAGGGTTCAACGACCCCGAGCGGGCCGCCCGCGCCCAGCAAGAGATCGACGCTCTCGTCAGCCAGCTCGCCGGAGGCGTCGGACTGGGAGGCCGCGATCGCAAGGCGGCATCCGAAGCCGAGAAGGCCCGCGTCAACATCACGAAGTCGGTGAAGGACGCTTTGAAGAAGATCGAGGAGCACCACGGGCAGCTCGGCGACCATCTCCGTGCGACCATCAGGACCGGGGCTTACTGCGCCTACCTGCCCGATCCGCGCCTGGACATCTCGTGGAGGACGGAGCTGTGA
- a CDS encoding TROVE domain-containing protein, whose product MPKFSGTKKRPVRANQRAAVASSGVVAPTHEGGEGFARTPEGELFLLAITNMIGEETFYETSFERDKRFIELIHEVAQTNPEFIAGADPANGKIGLGEYLRKTMHMRSASVVMAAEYVAGGGPEGRSLVARSLQRADEPAEILGYWLAEHGRRLPAAVKRGVADAVVRLYNEHSALRYDGRSRSIRMADVIELVHPQPKDQAQSDLFRYLLDKRHHDDASLREWILRDDHRLETIRAATELELVSDDQRREVIRSDPDALRRAGFSWERLSGWLPGGMDAEAWEAVIPTMGYMALLRNLRNFDEAGVSKKVVKQVVAKIEDPDEVRRSRQFPYRFWSAYKFAPSVTWSGALESALSTSVENIPELPGRTLVLIDTSGSMQSPLSNRSRVQRFEVAALFAAAQAKRAANADVVIFGTDHAPLPVKKGHSVLRYIESVGKAIGSVGHGTFLYTALLANYDGHDRVVVFTDEQAHDSVADPRALAAVPLIYTFNLGGYRVGAFDAGQKGRYTFGGFTDAAFTAMRVLEEGRDADWPF is encoded by the coding sequence ATGCCCAAGTTTTCTGGGACCAAGAAGCGACCGGTACGTGCCAATCAGCGCGCCGCCGTGGCGTCCAGTGGGGTAGTCGCGCCTACGCACGAGGGCGGAGAGGGCTTTGCTCGTACACCGGAAGGCGAACTGTTTCTTCTGGCAATCACGAACATGATTGGGGAGGAGACTTTCTACGAGACTTCGTTCGAGCGCGACAAGCGCTTCATTGAGCTGATCCACGAGGTCGCGCAGACGAATCCTGAGTTCATCGCGGGAGCCGATCCGGCAAACGGGAAGATCGGTCTTGGGGAGTACCTCCGCAAGACGATGCATATGAGGTCTGCTTCGGTCGTCATGGCTGCCGAGTACGTCGCGGGCGGTGGGCCCGAGGGGCGTTCGCTGGTCGCACGCTCACTGCAGCGCGCCGACGAGCCTGCCGAGATCCTCGGTTATTGGCTCGCCGAGCACGGCCGACGTCTACCCGCTGCCGTTAAGCGCGGGGTAGCTGACGCCGTGGTGCGCCTGTACAACGAGCATTCGGCGCTCCGTTATGACGGGCGTTCTCGTTCGATCCGCATGGCGGATGTCATCGAACTGGTTCACCCGCAGCCGAAGGACCAGGCCCAGAGCGACCTATTCCGCTATCTACTGGACAAGCGTCATCACGACGACGCGAGCCTGAGGGAATGGATCCTGCGGGACGACCATCGTCTGGAAACCATTCGTGCCGCGACTGAACTTGAGCTCGTGTCGGATGATCAGCGCCGTGAGGTAATTCGCAGCGACCCCGATGCACTGCGTCGCGCTGGTTTCTCTTGGGAGCGTCTCTCGGGATGGCTCCCCGGGGGGATGGATGCCGAGGCGTGGGAGGCCGTGATCCCCACGATGGGTTACATGGCTCTGCTTCGAAACCTTCGAAACTTCGATGAGGCAGGTGTATCGAAGAAGGTCGTCAAGCAGGTCGTGGCGAAGATCGAGGATCCGGACGAGGTTCGACGCTCTCGACAGTTCCCATATCGCTTCTGGAGTGCGTACAAGTTCGCGCCCTCCGTAACGTGGTCGGGCGCTCTGGAGTCGGCGCTGTCGACCTCGGTCGAGAACATCCCTGAGCTGCCTGGGCGGACGCTTGTTCTGATCGACACGTCAGGTTCGATGCAGTCACCTCTTTCGAACCGTTCGCGAGTTCAGCGTTTCGAGGTAGCGGCACTGTTCGCTGCGGCACAGGCCAAGCGTGCCGCGAACGCGGACGTGGTGATCTTCGGTACCGACCACGCGCCGCTGCCGGTGAAGAAGGGCCACTCGGTTCTGCGCTACATCGAGTCGGTGGGGAAGGCGATCGGATCGGTAGGCCATGGCACGTTCCTCTACACCGCCTTGCTCGCTAACTACGACGGTCACGACCGTGTCGTGGTCTTCACCGACGAGCAGGCTCATGATTCGGTGGCCGACCCCAGGGCGCTGGCCGCGGTACCACTCATCTACACGTTCAATCTGGGCGGGTATCGAGTCGGCGCGTTCGATGCAGGGCAGAAGGGTCGTTACACGTTCGGCGGGTTCACCGACGCGGCCTTCACTGCCATGCGTGTCCTCGAAGAGGGACGTGACGCGGACTGGCCGTTCTAG
- a CDS encoding 3' terminal RNA ribose 2'-O-methyltransferase Hen1 yields the protein MLLTLTTTHKPATDLGYLLHKNPARPQVFDASFGKVYVFYPEATEERCTAAMLLDVDPVGLVRKPKGAGATLDQYVNDRPYAASSFLSVAISRIYGSALGGRSKEKPDLVDAAIPLEAHLPSLPCRGGESFLRELFEPLGYEVQADAHLLDPRFPDWGESPYYSVALQAETRLQDLLGHLYVLVPVLDNSKHYWVSQDEIDKLLRHGEGWLASHPAKNAIVRRYFKRRWSLAREALSKLVEEEEPNLEEEEEARATEEAVVEERISLNEARLGSVMAALRFSGARRVLDLGCGEGKLLQLLLKESQFEEIAGMDISLRSLDIAENRLHLDRLAPRHRERIKLLHGSLMYRDRRLEGYDAAAVVEVIEHLDQPRLAAFERVVFDFAKPGSVVVTTPNSEYNVRFETLPAGTFRHRDHRFEWTREEFQAWSGSVAERFGYSVRFVPVGPEDQEVGPPTQMAVFTR from the coding sequence TTGCTTCTCACCCTCACTACAACTCATAAGCCTGCAACCGACCTCGGGTATCTGCTCCATAAGAATCCGGCCCGTCCGCAGGTCTTCGATGCTTCCTTCGGCAAGGTCTACGTTTTCTATCCCGAGGCGACCGAAGAGCGCTGTACGGCGGCGATGCTTCTGGATGTCGACCCCGTCGGCCTGGTTCGCAAGCCCAAGGGTGCCGGCGCCACCCTCGACCAGTACGTCAACGACCGGCCCTATGCAGCGTCCTCGTTCCTGAGTGTTGCGATCTCTCGCATCTATGGGTCGGCCCTCGGGGGCCGGTCGAAGGAGAAACCCGACCTCGTCGATGCGGCGATCCCGCTCGAGGCGCACCTGCCGTCATTGCCGTGTCGCGGTGGAGAGTCATTCCTGCGGGAGCTCTTCGAACCGCTCGGCTATGAAGTACAGGCTGATGCCCACCTCCTGGATCCCCGCTTCCCCGACTGGGGAGAGAGCCCTTATTACTCAGTGGCGCTCCAAGCCGAGACCCGTCTGCAAGATCTCCTTGGTCATCTCTATGTGCTCGTCCCTGTTCTCGATAACTCCAAGCACTACTGGGTCAGCCAGGACGAGATCGACAAGTTGCTCCGACATGGAGAGGGATGGCTCGCGTCCCACCCCGCCAAGAACGCGATCGTCCGCCGTTACTTCAAGCGACGTTGGAGCCTCGCCCGAGAGGCCTTGAGCAAGCTCGTTGAGGAAGAAGAGCCAAACCTGGAAGAAGAGGAGGAAGCCCGCGCCACTGAAGAAGCTGTGGTCGAAGAGAGGATCAGCCTCAATGAAGCGCGCCTCGGCTCGGTAATGGCGGCCTTGCGCTTTTCTGGTGCGCGCCGAGTGCTTGACCTGGGTTGCGGCGAAGGGAAGCTCCTTCAGCTGCTCTTGAAGGAATCACAGTTCGAAGAGATCGCTGGGATGGACATCTCGCTTCGATCCCTCGACATAGCTGAGAACCGGCTTCACCTCGACCGGCTAGCTCCGAGGCACCGCGAACGGATCAAGTTGTTGCACGGCTCCCTGATGTACCGGGACCGTCGTTTGGAGGGATACGACGCGGCCGCAGTAGTTGAGGTGATTGAACACCTTGACCAACCACGCCTGGCTGCGTTCGAGCGTGTGGTCTTCGACTTCGCAAAGCCGGGGTCTGTCGTGGTCACCACTCCCAACAGCGAATACAACGTGCGGTTCGAGACCTTGCCTGCCGGCACCTTCCGGCACAGGGACCATCGCTTCGAATGGACGCGCGAGGAATTCCAAGCGTGGTCGGGCAGTGTGGCCGAGCGGTTCGGCTACTCGGTGCGCTTCGTCCCGGTGGGACCCGAGGATCAGGAAGTCGGGCCGCCGACCCAGATGGCGGTATTCACACGATGA
- a CDS encoding polynucleotide kinase-phosphatase, giving the protein MNLRFPELSLVVLIGPSGAGKSSFAAKYFKPTEVLSSDFCRALVSDDENNQAATGDAFDVLHYIAAKRLAAGKLTVVDATNVKPEDRKPLVALARQYHCLPVAVVFNLPEKLCQERNEKRDDRNFGPHVIRQQSRHMRQSIRRLQRDGFRHQFVLKSVEEIESVTIERTPLWNNLRHIRGPFDIIGDVHGCCDELEELLEELGYERTDREGQSIYAHPEGRKVVFVGDLVDRGPRILDTVYLVRAMAQAGEAWCVPGNHDMKLVRALRGRNVQITHGLDKSLGEIDALPTEQQDAVKKEVVEFLDGLVSHYVYDEGKLVVAHAGMREEMQGRGSGKVRDFALYGETTGETDEFALPIRYNWALEYRGNARVVYGHTPVPEPEWLNKTVNIDTGCVFGGKLTALRYPELEFVSVPARQTYAEPAKPFIPEEEQAPLLSAQQRHDDVLDLEDVFGKRIVTTRLGGNLTVREENAAAALEVMSRFAVDPKWLIYLPPAMSPSETSKQEGLLEHPAEAFAYYRHEGQASVICQEKHMGSRAVVIVCRDEEAAQKRFGVLGGASGICYTRTARRFFDDDALESAFLGRIRNAVESAGFWDEFQTDWICLDAELMPWSAKAQELVKSQYAAVGAAGRAGLPSTVAVLDAAVAAGIDVSALKNKFANRLEDLHRYVDAYGNYCWPIESLDDLKLAPFHIMATEGAVHVDRDHGWHMERLRHLASFGEPLLMATANVEVDLLDEQSQAAAIAWWEDMTGKGGEGMVVKPKLFIAKGRRGLAQPAVKCRGPEYLRIIYGPDYTMPENLERLRNRALGGKRSVARREFAIGIEGLERFVRGEPLRRVHECAFAVLAMESEPVDPRL; this is encoded by the coding sequence ATGAACCTCAGGTTCCCCGAGCTCTCGCTCGTCGTACTAATCGGACCCTCAGGTGCCGGCAAGTCGTCGTTCGCCGCCAAGTACTTCAAGCCGACCGAGGTTCTTTCGTCAGACTTCTGCCGCGCATTGGTCTCTGACGACGAGAACAACCAAGCCGCCACTGGAGATGCCTTCGACGTTCTCCACTACATCGCAGCCAAGCGGCTCGCGGCGGGAAAGCTCACAGTGGTCGACGCCACCAACGTCAAGCCCGAGGACCGCAAGCCTCTGGTCGCCCTCGCGCGCCAGTACCACTGCCTCCCAGTAGCGGTCGTCTTCAACCTGCCCGAAAAGCTTTGCCAGGAGCGCAACGAGAAGCGAGACGACCGCAACTTCGGCCCTCACGTCATCCGCCAGCAGAGCCGGCACATGCGTCAGTCGATCCGTCGGCTGCAACGCGACGGCTTCCGCCACCAGTTCGTCCTCAAGTCGGTAGAGGAGATCGAGTCAGTCACGATCGAACGGACGCCGCTGTGGAACAACCTCCGCCATATCCGGGGGCCGTTCGACATCATCGGAGATGTCCACGGCTGTTGCGACGAGCTCGAAGAGCTACTTGAAGAGCTCGGATACGAGAGAACCGACCGCGAGGGTCAGAGCATCTATGCGCATCCTGAGGGTCGCAAGGTGGTCTTCGTCGGTGACCTCGTGGACCGTGGTCCGCGCATACTCGACACTGTGTATCTCGTTCGGGCGATGGCCCAAGCGGGAGAAGCGTGGTGCGTACCAGGCAACCACGACATGAAGCTGGTTCGCGCCCTGCGTGGGCGGAACGTCCAGATCACCCATGGGCTCGACAAATCGCTGGGTGAGATCGATGCGCTCCCAACAGAGCAGCAGGATGCAGTCAAGAAGGAAGTCGTCGAGTTCCTCGATGGTCTCGTGAGTCATTACGTCTATGACGAGGGCAAGCTAGTCGTCGCGCACGCCGGCATGCGTGAAGAGATGCAAGGCCGTGGGTCCGGGAAGGTGCGCGACTTCGCACTGTACGGAGAGACGACGGGGGAGACCGACGAGTTCGCGCTTCCCATCCGCTACAACTGGGCTCTTGAGTACCGAGGCAATGCGCGTGTCGTGTACGGACACACGCCGGTGCCAGAGCCCGAGTGGCTGAACAAGACCGTCAACATCGACACCGGATGCGTGTTCGGGGGAAAGCTCACGGCCCTCCGCTACCCAGAGTTGGAATTCGTGTCGGTTCCAGCCCGCCAGACCTACGCAGAGCCGGCGAAGCCGTTCATCCCTGAGGAAGAACAGGCGCCGTTGCTGTCTGCGCAGCAGCGTCATGACGATGTGCTCGATCTGGAGGACGTATTCGGCAAACGCATCGTGACGACGCGCCTGGGAGGCAACCTGACGGTTCGAGAGGAGAACGCTGCCGCCGCGCTTGAAGTCATGAGCCGTTTCGCAGTCGACCCGAAGTGGCTCATCTATCTCCCGCCAGCCATGTCTCCTTCAGAAACCTCCAAGCAGGAGGGCTTGCTGGAGCATCCTGCTGAGGCTTTCGCTTACTACCGGCACGAGGGCCAGGCGTCCGTGATCTGTCAGGAGAAGCACATGGGCTCCCGCGCTGTGGTGATCGTGTGTCGCGACGAGGAGGCAGCGCAGAAACGCTTCGGTGTTCTTGGTGGCGCTTCCGGGATCTGCTACACGCGCACGGCCCGCCGCTTCTTCGACGATGACGCGCTGGAAAGCGCGTTTCTTGGTCGCATCCGCAACGCGGTCGAGTCTGCTGGGTTTTGGGACGAGTTTCAGACGGACTGGATCTGTCTCGACGCGGAACTGATGCCTTGGTCGGCGAAAGCACAGGAGCTCGTGAAGTCGCAGTACGCAGCCGTCGGCGCGGCCGGTCGAGCAGGTCTGCCGTCAACGGTTGCGGTTCTGGATGCGGCGGTAGCGGCTGGAATTGACGTCTCGGCTCTGAAGAACAAGTTCGCTAACAGGCTTGAGGACCTCCACCGGTACGTCGACGCTTACGGCAACTACTGCTGGCCGATCGAGTCGCTGGATGATCTGAAACTCGCCCCCTTCCACATCATGGCTACCGAGGGTGCCGTTCACGTCGACCGCGACCACGGATGGCACATGGAGCGACTTCGCCATCTCGCGTCGTTCGGTGAGCCTTTGCTCATGGCCACAGCCAACGTCGAGGTCGATCTACTCGACGAACAGAGTCAGGCGGCAGCTATCGCCTGGTGGGAAGACATGACCGGCAAGGGCGGCGAGGGGATGGTCGTCAAGCCGAAATTATTCATCGCCAAGGGGCGGCGAGGTCTCGCCCAGCCTGCAGTGAAATGTCGAGGGCCTGAGTACCTGCGGATCATCTATGGCCCGGACTACACGATGCCGGAGAACCTCGAACGCCTTCGGAACCGTGCCCTGGGTGGGAAGAGGTCGGTCGCACGTCGAGAGTTCGCGATCGGGATCGAAGGACTAGAGAGGTTCGTCCGAGGAGAGCCACTGCGTCGTGTCCATGAGTGCGCCTTCGCCGTGCTCGCTATGGAAAGTGAGCCCGTAGACCCTCGCTTGTAG